One region of Micromonospora ureilytica genomic DNA includes:
- a CDS encoding MFS transporter, protein MAVTSRRSSRRLTFTVLAAGAGFFAMLQSLITPVLPTIQQDLHTSQNTVTWVLTAYLLSASIFTPILGRVGDMIGKERMLVVSLAALALGCLLAAIAPNIGVLILARVVQGIGGAVFPLSFGIIRDEFPAARVSTAVAAISAIVAVGGGLGIVLAGPIVSTLDYRWLFWIPMVVVGLTAVAAHLFVPESPVRTPGRIDWRATLLLSGWLVALLLPISQGATWGWTSARVLGLLALAVVLLVGWLVTELRSKNPLIDMRMMRLPGVWTTNLVALLYGASMFSVYAFLPQFLQTPTAAGYGFGASISQAGLLMLPMVSAMFVAGIIAGRLQAVFSAKAQLATGATFNVAASAMLATAHDTRWQVAVAGGLVGLGIGLAFASMANLIVASVPASQTGVATGMNANIRTIGGAIGAAVVSGVITAHPQANGLPREAGFTMGFLVLTAIALAAALAALAVPSARRASAGRRPSATTIVESELAGEFATMPATR, encoded by the coding sequence GTGGCAGTGACCTCCCGACGCAGCTCGCGTCGGCTCACCTTCACCGTGCTCGCGGCCGGCGCCGGGTTCTTCGCGATGCTCCAGTCGCTGATCACCCCGGTGCTGCCGACCATCCAGCAGGACCTGCACACCTCCCAGAACACAGTGACCTGGGTCCTGACCGCCTACCTGCTCAGCGCGTCGATCTTCACGCCGATCCTCGGACGCGTCGGCGACATGATCGGCAAGGAGCGGATGCTCGTCGTCTCGCTCGCCGCCCTCGCCCTCGGCTGCCTGCTGGCCGCCATCGCGCCGAACATCGGCGTCCTCATCCTCGCCCGGGTCGTCCAGGGCATCGGCGGAGCGGTCTTCCCGCTGTCGTTCGGCATCATCCGCGACGAGTTCCCCGCCGCGCGGGTCTCCACCGCCGTGGCCGCCATCTCGGCGATCGTCGCCGTCGGCGGCGGCCTGGGCATCGTGCTGGCCGGCCCGATCGTCAGCACGCTGGACTACCGCTGGCTGTTCTGGATCCCCATGGTCGTGGTCGGGCTGACCGCCGTGGCCGCCCACCTGTTCGTGCCCGAGTCGCCGGTCCGTACCCCCGGTCGCATCGACTGGCGCGCCACACTGCTGCTCTCCGGCTGGCTTGTCGCGTTGCTGCTGCCGATCAGCCAGGGCGCCACCTGGGGCTGGACCTCCGCCCGGGTGCTCGGTCTGCTGGCGCTCGCCGTGGTGCTGCTGGTCGGCTGGCTGGTGACCGAACTGCGGTCGAAGAATCCGCTGATCGACATGCGGATGATGCGCCTGCCCGGCGTCTGGACCACCAACCTCGTCGCCCTGCTCTACGGCGCGTCGATGTTCTCCGTGTACGCGTTCCTCCCCCAGTTCCTGCAGACCCCGACCGCCGCCGGTTACGGCTTCGGGGCGAGCATCAGTCAGGCCGGCCTGCTCATGCTCCCGATGGTCAGCGCGATGTTCGTCGCCGGCATCATCGCCGGGCGACTCCAGGCCGTCTTCAGCGCCAAGGCGCAGCTCGCCACCGGCGCCACGTTCAACGTGGCCGCCTCCGCGATGCTCGCCACCGCGCACGACACCCGGTGGCAGGTCGCCGTCGCCGGTGGCCTGGTCGGGCTCGGCATCGGCCTGGCCTTCGCCTCGATGGCCAACCTGATCGTCGCCAGCGTGCCGGCCAGCCAGACCGGCGTGGCGACCGGCATGAACGCCAACATCCGCACCATCGGCGGCGCGATCGGCGCGGCCGTGGTCAGCGGCGTGATCACCGCGCACCCGCAGGCCAACGGCCTACCCAGGGAGGCCGGCTTCACGATGGGGTTTCTCGTCCTCACCGCGATCGCCCTGGCCGCCGCGCTCGCGGCCCTCGCCGTCCCGTCCGCCCGGCGGGCGTCGGCCGGTCGCCGGCCGTCCGCCACGACGATCGTCGAGTCGGAGCTAGCCGGCGAGTTCGCCACCATGCCAGCGACCCGCTGA
- a CDS encoding TetR/AcrR family transcriptional regulator, with protein sequence MTGARQAPEVFAQRPKRADARRNYDALIVAAREAFAEHGAAASLEDVARRAGVGIGTLYRNFPTRRHLFEAVYVEEVRALCHSAEGLAELPPWDAFVAWLHRFVAYVATKRALAEQLLHDSEIFASCRTEIFSAGEPLMRRAQAAGVVRDDIGFDDVVRLISGLTMAQFPSPEQRDRVLGVALDGLRPPAASR encoded by the coding sequence ATGACCGGTGCGAGGCAGGCGCCCGAGGTCTTCGCCCAGCGGCCCAAGCGGGCCGACGCGCGGCGTAACTACGACGCCCTGATCGTGGCGGCCCGTGAGGCGTTCGCCGAGCACGGCGCCGCAGCCTCCCTGGAGGACGTGGCCCGCCGGGCCGGCGTGGGCATCGGCACTCTCTACCGCAACTTCCCGACCCGTCGGCACCTGTTCGAGGCCGTGTACGTCGAGGAGGTCCGGGCTCTCTGCCACTCCGCCGAGGGCCTGGCCGAGCTGCCACCCTGGGACGCGTTCGTCGCCTGGCTGCACCGCTTCGTCGCGTACGTCGCCACCAAGCGGGCGCTCGCCGAGCAGTTGCTGCACGACTCCGAGATCTTCGCCAGCTGCCGCACGGAGATCTTCTCCGCCGGTGAGCCGCTGATGCGTCGCGCCCAGGCCGCCGGTGTGGTCCGTGACGACATCGGCTTCGACGACGTGGTGCGGCTGATCAGTGGCCTCACCATGGCCCAGTTCCCGTCACCCGAACAGCGCGACAGGGTGCTCGGCGTCGCCCTGGACGGCCTGCGACCACCGGCCGCGTCGCGCTGA
- a CDS encoding pentapeptide repeat-containing protein codes for MAVDEPTERELRVMPWWLVLVGLLAAVALGWLVLDLLLTEAGRASQPDTRATLRIDAIRTGLTVVAGTGGGLALLLAARRQWITERAQRHQESVAARDQVHRDRVQAHAETVAEAAQRHQDRQSGAAEHDAAERRLTELYTRAVELLGNDSAAVRLGGLHALERLGQDNPGQRPTIAAVLCAYLRMPAPDGEPRETEVRRSAQRVLTRHLRADDATHWPELRLDLAGATLVDFDAAGCTLVDANFTGAVFTGTTTFAGATAQGRLLLTAATVDDVVFEGLAADGEVILDGIRVGGGASFDDATFVGGLSCRRASFAGLTSFRRVTFGQPTSFDATRFEDAATFREAVFDGALSMEHTEFGRSAGFHAVRFTNMALFRWTVFGAEALFDRARFLDAANFGRARFHSMTSFRDTQFSRPPQVEQARALADPGHRWPAGTTVERLDDEWLLLVDS; via the coding sequence GTGGCTGTCGACGAACCCACCGAGCGCGAGCTGCGGGTGATGCCGTGGTGGCTGGTCCTGGTCGGCCTACTGGCCGCCGTCGCGCTGGGCTGGCTGGTGCTGGACCTGCTGCTCACCGAGGCCGGCCGCGCCAGCCAACCCGACACCCGCGCCACGCTGCGCATCGACGCGATCCGCACCGGACTGACTGTCGTCGCCGGCACCGGCGGAGGGCTCGCGCTGCTGCTCGCCGCCCGCCGCCAGTGGATCACCGAACGCGCGCAGCGGCACCAGGAGAGCGTCGCCGCACGGGACCAGGTGCACCGCGACCGGGTGCAGGCGCACGCCGAGACGGTCGCCGAGGCCGCGCAGCGCCACCAGGACCGCCAGTCCGGAGCCGCCGAGCACGACGCGGCGGAGCGTCGGCTGACCGAGCTCTACACCCGCGCGGTCGAGCTGCTCGGCAACGACAGCGCGGCGGTACGCCTCGGCGGCCTGCACGCTCTGGAGCGCCTCGGTCAGGACAATCCGGGGCAGCGCCCGACCATCGCTGCGGTGCTCTGCGCGTACCTGCGGATGCCGGCGCCCGACGGCGAGCCGCGCGAGACGGAGGTCCGGCGCAGCGCGCAGCGCGTGCTCACCCGGCACCTGCGCGCGGACGACGCGACCCACTGGCCGGAGCTGAGGCTCGACCTGGCCGGCGCCACGCTTGTCGACTTCGACGCCGCCGGCTGCACGCTCGTCGACGCGAACTTCACCGGCGCGGTGTTCACCGGCACGACCACCTTCGCGGGCGCGACGGCGCAGGGGCGGCTGCTGCTCACGGCGGCGACCGTCGACGACGTGGTCTTCGAAGGGCTCGCGGCCGACGGCGAGGTCATCCTGGACGGCATTCGCGTCGGCGGTGGAGCCAGCTTCGACGACGCCACCTTCGTCGGCGGCCTGTCCTGCCGGCGTGCCAGCTTCGCCGGCCTGACCTCGTTTCGTCGGGTGACCTTCGGTCAGCCGACCAGCTTCGACGCGACCCGCTTCGAGGACGCCGCCACGTTTCGGGAGGCCGTCTTCGACGGCGCCCTGTCGATGGAGCACACCGAGTTCGGCCGATCGGCCGGCTTCCACGCCGTCCGTTTCACGAACATGGCGCTGTTCCGCTGGACCGTGTTCGGCGCGGAGGCGCTGTTCGACCGGGCCCGCTTTCTCGACGCCGCGAACTTCGGCCGAGCCCGGTTCCACAGCATGACCAGCTTCCGCGACACGCAGTTCAGCCGGCCGCCGCAGGTCGAGCAGGCTCGGGCGTTGGCCGATCCTGGCCACCGCTGGCCGGCGGGCACCACTGTGGAGCGCCTCGACGACGAGTGGCTGCTGCTTGTCGACAGCTGA
- a CDS encoding esterase/lipase family protein: protein MLLRKTALVLALATAALLTSAATATAAPAAVAPTTPFAAAAVNPVIVVGGLSGVAVAYEPIAARLRADGYRTFIYQLPGLGLGDIPTSARAFATYVEQVRANTGAATVDVVAHSEGGLVSRYYLKRLGGTATVGRYVSLGTPQYGTYVANIAAFLGLGSCAGIVACQQMTIGSAFLADLNAGDDTPGAVRYTTVRTLQDELVRPTGNAAVNDGATNVLIQAYCPLRVVGHLGLVLDGTAYTIVRGALVDGPVRPNCLAL, encoded by the coding sequence ATGCTGCTCCGAAAGACCGCCCTCGTCCTGGCCCTCGCCACCGCCGCGCTGCTCACGTCCGCCGCCACGGCGACCGCCGCCCCGGCCGCTGTTGCCCCCACAACGCCATTCGCCGCCGCGGCGGTCAATCCCGTCATCGTGGTCGGCGGGCTCAGCGGCGTCGCCGTCGCGTACGAGCCGATCGCCGCCCGCCTACGCGCCGACGGCTACCGCACCTTCATCTACCAACTCCCCGGACTGGGCCTCGGTGACATCCCCACCTCGGCCCGCGCGTTCGCCACCTACGTCGAGCAGGTACGCGCCAACACCGGCGCGGCGACTGTCGACGTCGTCGCCCACTCCGAAGGGGGCCTGGTCAGCCGGTACTACCTCAAGCGGCTCGGCGGCACCGCCACCGTCGGCCGGTACGTCAGCCTGGGCACACCGCAGTACGGCACGTACGTCGCCAACATCGCGGCGTTCCTGGGCCTGGGCAGCTGCGCCGGCATCGTGGCCTGCCAACAGATGACCATCGGCTCGGCGTTCCTCGCCGACCTCAACGCCGGCGACGACACCCCGGGCGCGGTGCGCTACACCACCGTCCGCACATTGCAGGACGAGTTGGTCCGGCCGACCGGGAACGCCGCCGTCAACGACGGTGCGACGAACGTGCTGATCCAGGCGTACTGCCCGCTGCGGGTGGTCGGGCACCTCGGTCTGGTGCTCGACGGCACGGCGTACACCATCGTGCGCGGCGCTCTGGTCGACGGCCCGGTGCGACCCAACTGCCTCGCGCTCTGA
- a CDS encoding aldo/keto reductase, which yields MATNISEQPAKASGTYRIGGDVTVNRLGYGAMQITGPGVWGDPKDPAEAVRVLRRAIELGVTFIDTADSYGPFVSELLIREALHPYADDLVIATKGGFTRSGPGDWRAVGRPEYLRQQCELSLRHLGLDSIPLYQLHRIDPKVPLADQLGELALLREEGKIQHIGLSEVSVAQIEESRAITTIASVQNLYNLANRSAEDVLEYCERNDLAFIPWYPIATGELARPGGPLDAISNAHGASPAQLALAWLLRRSPVMLPIPGTSSVAHLEENVGAADVRLTDDEFEALAKAS from the coding sequence ATGGCGACAAACATCAGTGAACAGCCCGCGAAGGCGTCCGGCACGTACCGGATCGGCGGCGACGTCACGGTCAACCGGCTCGGCTACGGGGCCATGCAGATCACCGGCCCGGGGGTCTGGGGTGACCCGAAGGATCCGGCCGAGGCGGTTCGCGTGCTGCGCCGTGCGATCGAGCTGGGCGTGACGTTCATCGACACCGCCGACTCGTACGGGCCGTTCGTGTCGGAGTTGCTGATCCGGGAGGCCCTGCACCCGTACGCCGATGATCTGGTCATCGCGACCAAGGGTGGTTTCACCCGGTCCGGGCCTGGCGACTGGCGTGCGGTGGGTCGCCCGGAGTACCTGCGCCAGCAGTGCGAACTGAGCCTGCGCCACCTCGGCCTGGACAGCATCCCGCTGTACCAGCTGCACCGGATCGACCCGAAGGTGCCGCTCGCCGATCAGCTCGGTGAGCTGGCCCTGCTGCGGGAGGAGGGCAAGATCCAGCACATCGGGCTGTCCGAGGTGAGCGTCGCGCAGATCGAGGAGTCCCGGGCGATCACGACGATCGCGTCCGTGCAGAACCTGTACAACCTCGCCAACCGCAGCGCCGAGGACGTGCTGGAGTACTGCGAGCGCAACGACCTCGCGTTCATCCCGTGGTACCCGATCGCGACAGGTGAGCTGGCCCGGCCGGGCGGCCCACTGGACGCCATCTCCAACGCGCACGGCGCGTCGCCCGCGCAGCTCGCGCTGGCCTGGCTGCTGCGCCGCTCGCCGGTGATGTTGCCGATCCCCGGCACGTCCTCGGTGGCGCACCTGGAGGAGAACGTGGGTGCGGCCGACGTGCGGCTCACCGACGACGAGTTCGAGGCGCTCGCCAAGGCGAGCTGA
- a CDS encoding YciI family protein, which produces MGVPQVNFALDTYECIVIYPGAAGRALPPETVQRLQAEHAEHMQALQRRGIVLVAGSVDGPAREPDPPIGFGLARTGSVDDVRSVLEADPAVQAGLYRVEVLTFLCPAGSLEFPLVKAGS; this is translated from the coding sequence ATGGGAGTGCCGCAGGTCAACTTCGCGCTCGACACGTACGAGTGCATCGTGATCTATCCCGGCGCGGCCGGGCGGGCCCTGCCCCCGGAGACCGTGCAACGGTTGCAGGCCGAGCACGCCGAGCACATGCAGGCGTTGCAGCGCCGCGGCATCGTCCTGGTCGCCGGCTCAGTGGACGGGCCGGCGCGCGAGCCGGATCCGCCGATCGGCTTCGGACTGGCCCGCACCGGCAGCGTCGACGACGTCCGCAGCGTGCTGGAGGCCGACCCGGCGGTGCAGGCCGGGCTCTACCGGGTGGAGGTGCTGACCTTCCTCTGCCCGGCCGGATCCCTTGAGTTCCCGCTGGTCAAGGCCGGCAGCTGA
- the pyk gene encoding pyruvate kinase gives MGVTRRVKIVCTLGPATSSPERIRGLVEAGMNVARLNFSHGSHEDHEAVYRLVREASEAAGKPVAVLADLQGPKIRLGKFADGPHEWRTGDSVVITGDDIIGTKERVSCTYTKLPYEVKPGDRLLIDDGRVAVEVTDVTGNDIRCLVTEGGPVSNNKGVSLPNVAVSVPAMSDKDAEDLRFSLGLGVDLVALSFVRSAEDIKLVHNIMAEEGVFRPVLAKVEKPEAVEHLEAIVLAFDGVMVARGDLGVEMPLDEVPLVQKRAVQLCRENAKPVIVATQMLDSMIENSRPTRAEASDVANAVLDGADAVMLSGETSVGKYPVLTVSTMAKIVTTTEAGSIGVPRLQHDPRTHGGALTVAASSIARAINAKALVAFSQTGDTVRRLSRLHCDLPLLAFTPVPEVRDQLALTWGVETFLMPFVQHTDDMFRQVDQALLGLDRANPGDYVVIVAGSPPGTPGSTNTLRVHQLGSLVDAASARALQ, from the coding sequence ATGGGCGTGACACGCCGCGTAAAGATCGTCTGCACTCTGGGTCCCGCCACCTCGTCCCCGGAGCGCATCCGGGGTCTTGTCGAGGCCGGCATGAACGTGGCGAGGCTCAACTTCAGCCACGGCAGCCACGAAGACCACGAGGCGGTCTATCGACTGGTCCGGGAGGCGTCGGAGGCGGCAGGTAAGCCGGTGGCCGTCCTCGCCGACCTGCAGGGCCCCAAGATCCGGCTCGGTAAGTTCGCCGACGGCCCGCACGAGTGGCGCACCGGCGACTCGGTCGTGATCACCGGCGACGACATCATCGGCACCAAGGAGCGGGTCTCCTGCACCTACACCAAGCTGCCGTACGAGGTGAAGCCCGGTGACCGGCTGCTGATCGACGACGGTCGGGTCGCTGTCGAGGTCACCGACGTCACCGGCAACGACATCCGCTGCCTCGTCACCGAGGGCGGCCCGGTCTCCAACAACAAGGGCGTGTCGCTGCCCAACGTGGCGGTCAGCGTGCCCGCCATGTCGGACAAGGACGCCGAGGACCTGCGTTTCTCCCTGGGTCTCGGCGTTGACCTGGTCGCGCTGTCCTTCGTCCGCTCGGCCGAGGACATCAAGCTCGTCCACAACATCATGGCCGAGGAGGGCGTCTTCCGGCCGGTGCTGGCCAAGGTCGAGAAGCCGGAGGCGGTGGAGCACCTGGAGGCCATCGTGCTGGCCTTCGACGGCGTGATGGTCGCCCGCGGTGACCTCGGCGTGGAGATGCCGCTGGACGAGGTCCCGCTGGTGCAGAAGCGCGCCGTGCAGCTGTGCCGGGAGAACGCCAAGCCGGTCATCGTCGCCACCCAGATGCTCGACTCCATGATCGAGAATTCCCGCCCCACCCGGGCGGAGGCGTCCGACGTCGCCAACGCGGTGCTCGACGGCGCGGACGCGGTCATGCTCTCCGGCGAGACCAGCGTCGGCAAGTACCCGGTGCTCACCGTCAGCACCATGGCCAAGATCGTGACGACCACCGAGGCGGGCTCGATCGGGGTGCCGCGGTTGCAGCACGACCCCCGCACCCACGGTGGCGCCCTCACCGTCGCCGCCTCGTCGATCGCCCGGGCCATCAACGCCAAGGCGCTCGTCGCCTTCTCGCAGACCGGCGACACCGTGCGACGGCTGTCCCGCCTGCACTGCGACCTGCCGCTGCTGGCCTTCACGCCGGTCCCCGAGGTGCGCGACCAGCTCGCCCTCACCTGGGGCGTGGAGACCTTCCTGATGCCGTTCGTGCAGCACACCGACGACATGTTCCGCCAGGTCGACCAGGCGCTGCTCGGCCTCGACCGGGCCAACCCCGGTGACTACGTGGTGATCGTGGCGGGTAGCCCGCCCGGCACCCCCGGCTCGACCAACACGCTGCGCGTACACCAGCTCGGCTCGCTCGTCGACGCCGCGTCGGCGCGGGCGCTGCAGTGA
- a CDS encoding acyl-CoA thioesterase produces the protein MSDGRVAVGQAAVDQLLEVLDLDPTGEMTFRGMSPPVGPQRVYGGQVAGQALVAAGRTVDPERFVHSLHGYFVRPGDPVEPIAYEVENIRDGRSFSVRRSVALQHGKPIFFMSASFQRAEEGLDHQAPAPLDVPPPQDVPTMTDRLSRYPERLGIWGQIPRPIDVRYVGEPGWVRPGDRPADPHQRVWMRIDGKLPDDPLLHACALTYASDLTLLDSVLSVHGEVWGPGGLVGASLDHALWFHRPFRADEWFLYDCLSPSASGARGLATGRMFTTDGRQIASAVQEGLLRRVGA, from the coding sequence GTGAGCGACGGTCGGGTCGCGGTCGGCCAGGCGGCGGTAGACCAGCTGCTGGAAGTGCTCGACCTCGACCCGACCGGGGAGATGACCTTCCGGGGGATGAGCCCTCCGGTCGGCCCACAACGGGTGTACGGAGGCCAGGTCGCCGGCCAGGCCCTGGTCGCCGCCGGTCGCACCGTCGACCCGGAGCGCTTCGTGCACTCGCTGCACGGCTACTTCGTCCGCCCCGGCGACCCGGTCGAGCCGATCGCGTACGAGGTGGAGAACATCCGCGACGGCAGGTCCTTCTCGGTCCGCCGCTCGGTAGCCCTCCAGCACGGCAAGCCGATCTTCTTCATGTCGGCGTCGTTCCAGCGGGCCGAGGAGGGCCTGGACCACCAGGCGCCGGCCCCGCTGGACGTACCCCCGCCGCAGGACGTGCCGACGATGACCGATCGGCTCTCCCGCTACCCGGAGCGGCTGGGCATCTGGGGCCAGATCCCCCGGCCGATCGACGTGCGCTACGTGGGCGAGCCCGGCTGGGTCCGCCCCGGCGACCGACCCGCCGACCCGCACCAGCGCGTCTGGATGCGCATCGACGGCAAACTGCCCGACGACCCCCTGCTGCACGCCTGCGCGCTCACCTACGCCTCGGACCTCACCCTGCTGGACTCGGTGCTCTCCGTGCACGGCGAGGTGTGGGGGCCGGGCGGGTTGGTCGGCGCGAGCCTGGACCACGCGCTCTGGTTCCACCGGCCGTTTCGGGCCGACGAGTGGTTCCTCTACGACTGCCTGAGCCCGTCGGCGTCCGGCGCGCGGGGGCTGGCCACCGGCCGGATGTTCACCACGGACGGCCGGCAGATCGCCAGTGCCGTCCAGGAGGGTCTGCTGCGCCGCGTCGGCGCCTGA
- a CDS encoding YceI family protein: MTDVATRTWDGMTIPVAGTYLLDQAHKRIGFLSRHMMVSPVRGEFAEATAQIFVAEDPLLSSVTATIMSASITTGSVDRDTHLKSADFLDVERFPTLEYRSTGIKWQGNEDPIFQWARLRNHRLGGRGRSHIVPPQSDGIPGRFVLTGELTVKGITRAVDLEVNFGGARRDPYGQNIFGFSATAEMNREDYGLLWNVVLESGGVLVGKTVQIEIAGEAIHQA; encoded by the coding sequence ATGACCGATGTCGCCACACGCACCTGGGATGGCATGACCATCCCGGTCGCCGGCACCTATCTTCTCGATCAGGCGCACAAGCGGATCGGTTTCCTGTCCCGGCACATGATGGTGAGCCCGGTGCGCGGCGAGTTCGCCGAGGCCACGGCGCAGATCTTCGTGGCGGAGGACCCGCTGCTCTCCTCGGTGACGGCCACCATCATGTCGGCCAGCATCACCACCGGGAGCGTCGACCGGGACACGCATCTGAAGAGTGCCGACTTCCTCGACGTGGAGCGCTTTCCCACTCTCGAATATCGAAGCACCGGCATCAAATGGCAGGGCAACGAGGATCCCATATTCCAGTGGGCGCGTCTGCGCAACCATCGGCTGGGCGGAAGAGGCCGGAGTCACATTGTTCCGCCGCAGTCCGACGGCATTCCCGGGCGATTCGTCCTCACCGGTGAGTTGACCGTGAAGGGGATCACCCGGGCCGTCGACCTGGAGGTGAATTTCGGTGGCGCACGTCGTGATCCGTACGGGCAGAACATCTTCGGCTTCAGCGCGACGGCCGAGATGAACCGCGAGGACTACGGGCTGCTCTGGAATGTCGTCCTGGAGAGCGGCGGGGTGCTGGTCGGCAAGACGGTGCAGATCGAGATCGCCGGAGAGGCCATCCACCAGGCCTGA
- a CDS encoding RrF2 family transcriptional regulator has product MRLSARVDYALRAAAELAATASGPGRGRPVTADQIARAQEIPPKFLESILLQLRRGGIVHAQRGPEGGYWLARPAEEISLAEVIRVIDGPLAHVRGQRPEQLGYHGPAHALQEVWIALRASEREILELVSVGDVAAGTLPARVTELAADPRAWI; this is encoded by the coding sequence ATGCGCCTCTCCGCACGGGTCGACTATGCCCTCCGCGCGGCCGCCGAGCTTGCCGCGACGGCCAGCGGCCCCGGGCGCGGCCGGCCGGTCACGGCCGACCAGATCGCCCGCGCCCAGGAGATCCCGCCGAAGTTCCTGGAGAGCATCCTTCTCCAACTGCGCCGCGGCGGCATCGTGCACGCCCAGCGCGGCCCGGAGGGCGGCTACTGGCTGGCCCGCCCCGCCGAGGAGATCTCCCTCGCCGAGGTCATCCGGGTGATCGACGGGCCCCTCGCCCACGTACGCGGGCAACGCCCCGAGCAGCTCGGCTACCACGGCCCGGCGCACGCCCTCCAAGAGGTCTGGATCGCGCTGCGGGCGAGCGAGCGGGAGATCCTGGAACTGGTCAGCGTCGGCGATGTGGCCGCCGGCACCCTGCCCGCACGCGTCACCGAGCTGGCCGCCGACCCACGCGCCTGGATCTGA
- a CDS encoding sulfite exporter TauE/SafE family protein yields the protein MRKLLVLALVGLVAQLIDGSLGMAYGLTSSTLLLVAGVAPAAASASVHLAEIGTTLAAGVAHWRFGNVDWRVVTRIALPGAVGAFAGATVLSSISTEAAAPWMAGILFTLGAYLLIRFARPLRTDRVGGRLRGRFLGPLGLVAGFVDATGGGGWGPVATPALLVSGRMEPRKVIGSVDTAEFVVAGAASIGFLIGLGTEGFLLPTVAALLIGGLIAAPLAAWLVRIVPAQLLGAAVGGVIVLTNARTLIRSAELDGPPRPALYALLAVGWLAALVLAVRALRRTRRARAEAASASPAAAAGAPAEAADVAPADEVPADLAATGTPAPR from the coding sequence GTGCGCAAGCTGTTGGTCCTCGCTCTGGTCGGGCTCGTCGCGCAACTGATCGATGGTTCGCTCGGCATGGCGTACGGCTTGACCTCGTCCACCCTGCTGTTGGTCGCCGGGGTTGCCCCGGCTGCCGCCTCGGCCTCGGTGCACCTGGCCGAGATCGGCACCACGCTCGCCGCCGGGGTCGCGCACTGGCGGTTCGGCAACGTCGACTGGCGGGTGGTGACGCGCATCGCCCTACCCGGCGCGGTCGGCGCCTTCGCCGGCGCCACAGTGCTCAGCTCGATCTCCACCGAGGCCGCCGCGCCGTGGATGGCCGGCATTCTCTTCACCCTCGGCGCGTACCTCCTGATCCGCTTCGCCCGACCACTGCGCACCGACCGGGTCGGCGGGCGGCTACGCGGTCGTTTCCTCGGCCCGCTGGGCCTGGTCGCCGGCTTCGTCGACGCCACCGGCGGCGGCGGATGGGGCCCGGTGGCCACCCCGGCGCTGCTGGTCTCCGGCCGCATGGAGCCCCGCAAGGTGATCGGCTCCGTGGACACCGCCGAGTTCGTCGTGGCCGGCGCGGCCAGCATCGGCTTCCTGATCGGGTTGGGCACTGAGGGATTCCTGCTCCCCACCGTCGCCGCGCTGCTCATCGGCGGGCTCATCGCCGCCCCGCTGGCCGCCTGGCTGGTGCGAATCGTGCCCGCCCAACTGCTCGGCGCGGCAGTCGGCGGCGTCATCGTGCTGACCAACGCCCGCACCCTGATCCGCTCCGCCGAACTGGACGGTCCGCCCCGCCCCGCCCTGTACGCCCTGCTGGCCGTCGGCTGGCTGGCCGCCCTGGTGTTGGCCGTGCGCGCCCTGCGCCGTACCCGCCGCGCCCGCGCCGAAGCCGCGAGCGCTTCCCCCGCCGCCGCTGCCGGCGCGCCCGCCGAGGCCGCCGATGTTGCTCCCGCCGACGAGGTCCCAGCCGATCTGGCGGCAACGGGTACGCCCGCCCCACGCTGA